In Alkalihalobacillus sp. TS-13, the following are encoded in one genomic region:
- a CDS encoding FxsA family protein has protein sequence MFRILLLLLIIVPAMEIGILIWSGNTFGVPITILLIIATGIIGAWLAKKEGMQTLRLAQIQLQNAQIPNDVILDGICILVGGSLLLTPGFITDTVGFLLLIPYTRTFVKIGMRRFIQKKIDSGQFTFTIRR, from the coding sequence ATGTTTCGAATTCTCTTATTATTGCTCATCATCGTACCTGCAATGGAAATAGGTATTTTGATTTGGTCTGGAAATACATTTGGCGTACCGATTACGATCCTACTCATTATCGCGACAGGTATCATTGGCGCATGGCTTGCCAAAAAAGAAGGCATGCAAACGCTGAGATTGGCGCAAATCCAATTGCAGAATGCGCAAATACCGAATGACGTCATTTTAGACGGCATCTGTATCCTGGTAGGGGGATCCTTGTTGTTGACCCCGGGTTTCATTACGGATACTGTAGGATTTTTACTGTTGATCCCTTATACCCGAACGTTCGTTAAAATCGGGATGAGACGATTCATACAAAAGAAAATTGACTCAGGTCAATTTACATTCACCATCCGGCGATAA